The Prionailurus bengalensis isolate Pbe53 chromosome D3, Fcat_Pben_1.1_paternal_pri, whole genome shotgun sequence DNA window AGGGTCAACTCTCCATCACTTGAGCGTAATGACAACCCTCATCCTTGTTGGATCCTGAGCTGCCTGGCCCAGAGAGGGTTTACATTTTTACGATATGGAATGTTGCAGAGCTGCTTATAGACAAGCTAGAAATATGGAATAGAATGAAATTAACTGTGCCTTTCTGCTGAAGCTGTGTTGGGACTCCAAGGCTCAGCTCAGAATTATGACTTCAGAGGAGTTCCATATCAGACACAATCACTATCTTCTCTCTCCTTGCAGGAGAGTCTTGTGCATACTTCTAGCATAACACAGCACAGTCTTTGGTAATGGtttgctttccatttctcctgcTAGATTATGAGCTATTCCAAAGCCTCGTGCCATTATACAGGAGTGGCAGACAGTCTGGAATATAGTAGGCATTCAGTCATGTTTATTGAAAGAATACAGATAGGAAGATAGGAAAGAAGGATGGACTCCTTTGTGGATTATAGGAGTGGTTTTTTGCATTATTCAGGCTACCACTCATCACCAGGAAGTATGatgcaaatgaattttaaatgaagatttaaCTGTAACAAAATTCTTCAAGAAACCACATGGAAAAATCAGTCCCATTATTTAGAGACAGGACTGATTTGGGTGAAATAGATTGCACTAGACTAAGCACCCACCATGAAACTGCCAAAAACCAGTGTCATGAAAAATCTTCAAGGGTGCTTTGCTCTGACATTAAAATTAGCTATATGATTTTGGGCAGTTACTGCACTcactctccatgcctcagtttcctcatccacaaaatgggaagaCTCATGGTACCTGATAGAATTGCTATAAGAACTAAATCACAGAATGTATGTATGAAgcacttaggacagtgcctgacacgtagcaagagaaggaaataaatgtcatttatcaTTATCTGTGTATGCGTCATCAGTGGGCAAAGAGTTGAGGACCAATGGAAGTGTTTTATTGGACTCTAATTTGGCAATTctctctagggttttttttttttttttaaccaagattATAGTTTAAGAGACAGCTTCCTTATTTCGTTTCCTTTCAGCTGTATATAAGGACTCCCTTCCTTAAGAATTACCATTCTTCACCTCTCAGGGATCTCCCCATGTGCTAGAGCTAcattcttcccctttttctttttcagtgaattGGTTGCTTGTTTCTGTGAATGGACAACTCAGCATTTGAAATGCATGAAGATGCCATGCAGAATACTTTGCCTGCGGGGAAGATGAACACCATCTTCAGAATGGTAAAGTGAAGATTTATATCCTGAGATTAGCTCACCGCCAACCTTTATGCGGACCTTAGGAAAGAATCCCTCTTTAGACCAGCTTTCCTCAAGTAACCCTCTTTGGAAAGGTTACATCTCCTGCTCTGAGCATTTCTTGATTTGCTTTCTCTCATAAACTCTTAGCTCACAGCTGCATTAGTTCTGTAACGGTCCAGGCCTCCATAAAGAGTTGTTTATGGTGCAGTATAATGTCGTGATACAATGTTAAACTGGATATGTTGATACATGGTTATGCTATGTGAAGTGTATCATTTAAGAATGTTGATGTACTCACATCTATGTCAGAGTTGCTAGTAATCAAAGATATGCCTGCTCAGAGAAGAAGGAATTCAGAGAACAGTGGACAGGAGACCATCAGTACCTACGAATGCCATTGTAGTGGTCAGAGGAGTGAGGGCAAATTGATCCAAATGTTAGGGTATGTGTTCTCTTCACAGCTTTCAGTAATGTGGATTTTAACTCACAGAAATGATACTGTTGGCTTTAGCATATATTTGTGATGTGAAACCAGGAAGTAGTAACATGGAAATGCATGGAAATATTGTGCTCAGACTTGGTAGATGGGTTAGTGACTCATACTGGTAATACACTGAAGGAAGGGGTTTAATGAAGCTATTtaaatgaaggagggagggacaaagaggctGAGACTTCTCAGACCTGTTTACTAGTATGTTACTTTTCTCATGCTTATTACCTGTACATGTAAATGCATATGTACATTCTGGAACTAAAAATTTCACAGAAAATAGTCTTTATAACATCTTTAATTTTCAGGTGAAGAACCTGGTAAATAGGGACTAATTGGCTGTGCTGGAATACATTTGATATACAAACTTAACTGGCTACTTGCTTTCCTAGGAATTTATTCTGTGCCTCGGGTTTtcatatgtttagtttttttcttgtttatttggtGTCAGCAAGGTatatgggatgtgtgtgtgtgtgtgtgtgtgtgtgtgtgtttatttataacatgtattattttactgAGTATATTTATTccacacatgcatttttttttaaataaaagaaaaaaataaaccaaattaagAAAGGAGGcaatatttttaatgcatcaaGAGTAGAGAATAATGGCTTCGTAATTTCTCTTAGGAAAAGAAGAGGCAGTGGTCATTGATGAACATTTTCCTGGTATGTCTCTTGGCCTGTACCATCACCACCGCAGTAGGAGTACTGATACTTTCCTTGGTTTATACTCAGAACTCTCAGCCACATTCAGAAGTTCATTTAGGACTCGAAGCCTGGCCTCTGCAAACAACTCCTATAGTGCAAAAGGCTGTGGATCCAAAATTCCAGTTTCTTAACCATTTACCTAAGTCCAAGGTATGAATCATACATTTAGGAAAAAGAATCCTCTATTGTAAAGGGGATTTCAAAACAGAGTTTCCTAAGCTTTGTGCCCTCCTCATTGGAAGGAACCAGTGGGGGGCCGTCTAactgaggggaggtgggcagcAAGAAGCATAGGAGTTGGGTTGATGGGCTCGAGGCAGAGAATTTTTGTGGTAGATACAGCTCTATGTCGGGTGGGAGGGGAGAACTGCAGATAGACACATGCGAAGCTTCGATTCTCTTGTCAAGACAGGTGTTCTTTTCATGTCTCACAGGGACTAGACTGACAGCCCTGGAAGCCACTGCTGTCATCCCCCAAGTCTTGCAGACCCATTCGTCCTCTTCCCTTCTGGGGCTCCAGTATTTGCCTCACCACCACTGCCTTTTCTGTTTTGCCTCCCTCTTACTCTGTACACCACAGAGGCCTCGTGTTCCTTGGGAGATGGCCTCCGTGTTGATGGCTGTTTGCTCGTGCCTTTTCAGGTGTTTGAATTCCCCGGTGGTGCAATCCAGTGGGCCCGGTATAGGAACGATGTCAAAGACTATCTCAGCATCGAAGAAGAGGCTTTTGGCAGCAGCTTGAACAGTCAGAGATCACACATGACTCTGGGGACCCTGAGGATAAAAAGCAATGGCCTCCGGGCCCCTCACTGGCACTTCAATGCTAACGAACACGGCTATCTTGCACAGGTACAACCAGCTTGCCCGGCATGCTGCACCCGAGTATTTAAGCTCTGTGTCCTCAAGCTATTATTTTCGTGGTTGCAGAGCCTTCTTAACTCCGTGACAGACGGCATCCAGGCTTTGGCTGTGTGTTCAGTTAGATCAGTTAGCAGTGCCTTCAAGCATTAACCTGTTTGTTGTAATTATTCTTGGCATCACTTTGAACTTTTCTTCAGTATCCAATCATTTTTCATCTGCTGTTGTTAAAATGAGATCACTGTTCCATCCTTTGAGCCAAAGCTAAAACTGGTAGCTCTGATCTAATGATCAAAGAGACGGCAGctttcttctaaagaaaaaagcGGATTGCTGATTTTCAGCCTGGAGTCCCTAAGATCAGGCCAATTGGATGTCCTTTTGTGGTTCACACTTTGTAGAATTGTCTGGAAGTCAAGTGAGATAGAGCTGGAGGTAAAATGTGTGTTCTCCCTTGAATTGCAAATAATTCATGAATTCTGAAACGTGTGTATTGTTGCTTTCTGTATTCCAAACACTGGGGAAACTGTAGTGACTAAGTGCTCATGGCACTTTCAGAGTTTGGTCCTGCCCTGCTGATCTTCCTAATAGATCAGACAGTCTTACGGGACACATTTCCGTTGTTCATAAAACTCCTTTTTTATACATGATAATTCATTCAGGTTTAGAATTTATAACACAAAGAGAGATTAGAGTTGCATCTGAGACCaaacacttcttttaaaaagaaaaaaaatttttttatgtttgtttatttttgagaaagagagtgtcagtggcagaggggcagagagagggagacacagaatctgaagcaggctccaggttccaaactctcagcacagagcctgatgcggggctcgaacccacgaactgcaagactatgacctgagacgaagttggacgcttaaccgactgagccacccaggtgcccctgagatcaaACACTTCTTACTTCTTATGAGAGAACAGAGGCTCAGATAGATTAAGTTTTCTGAAGATAAACTGTAGTTATTGGCTGGCCTGGGACAAAATCCATGTCTTCtgacttcttgtcttttttccacacatcccaaatatgtaaaagagaaCAGTCTCCAAAAGGCTAGTTTCCGTGGCTTTGGCTGAGTAGTGGCAGTGTGGTaggaagaaggagaggcagaTAGATGCAAGGGGACCCTGAAAAACAAACCCCAAGCTAGGGAGATTAATGTGGAACATGTTCTGGTGAATAACAGGCCTGGACTCCAGCTCAGTCTGGGGCTGCTGTTCTGGAAGCCCAGAGAAAGTTTATAATCTGAGCTTCTACCTGTGGGCTAGAAggtggccaaaaggtacaaacttccagttataaaattagTAAATCACGGGATGTAATATATAgtatggtgactgtagttaataacactgtattgtaaaTTTGGAAGTTGCttagagagtagatcttaaaagttcccatcaTAAGATGAAAGTCTAATGAGGGTGATGGATGTTACAACTAGCCtggtggtgatcatttcacaatatctaTAAGTATCAAATCTTtatgttgtgtacctgaaactaataaaatgtaagtcaattatatcttaattacaaaaatacaaaaagaattcAACTCCATAGGAAATAAGTTTGGGCTAGAATATTGTTTAGGTCCCAGGAAAATGGTAGGACCAATCACTCACATGGTAAGGAACCAGTCAGTAGGATGTGAAGGAAGTCCCTCTACTGTGTAGCCACCCATGGaagttgcttttgtttctgaGTGTTTTCACAAAAACCTTGGGAGGAGTGGCCCTGAGAGGAGCTGTGCAGCGGGGTGGCCAGTGTGCATGGCCCTGCGGTGTGTGTCCCATCGGCCACTGTGCTGTCTCTGTGCCTGGAGTAGTTGGTTCCGTGATGTGACTAGATACACGCTTCTACTATTCTCCACCTGTAGACCTGGAGAGAGCTCTTTAGAGGTTCACCTTTCCCCCACATCTTTAATACCCGTCTGGAACATGTTGTACATGTCTGTGCAGACACAGTAAAGACTGCTTGTGGATGCTTCCCTAATGACCAGGAGTTTCTGGTAAAACTCTGGAAGAAATAATGTTACCTTCTCTACTTACTTGGCAACATAATGCTGGGGAAATGattagagaatgagaaaaaggatTTTGTGTAAGTGGAATCGAAGTATGGTGTCATATGGATTAAGAGTGTAGACTtctggccccacccccagcctctggcaactatCACTCTAGTCTCTTCTTCTAGATATCTTGGCTAGATAATTAAGTTTTAGGGATCTTCTTTACAACATTGTGCCTGTCAGTAACAGTACTGTATTGAGCACTTAAAAACTTAAGAGGGTAGGTCTCacgttaagtgttcttaccacagtTTAAAGAAGTGTAGACTTTGGAGCTGGACTGCTTACGTCTtaatcccagctttgccattgACTGGCTGAGGAACCTTGAGGAAATTGTACATTCTGTCCAGATtcagtttctcatctataaagtgagaataataatGGTATTTGCTTTATAGTGTTGATACAAGGAACAATGGAGGTAAGCCAGATAAAGTGCTGAGACGAATATCCGGACACACAGTAAAAGCACTGTGTTATTGCTATCAGTATTATTGTTAAAATTGTATATAGACCTTTTATCTAGAAAATTCACTTGCATCCATATGCATAATGTACATGCATGTCACTGTGACCACTTGTGAACATCCATGTGCTTGGAAGTCTTTTCAAACTCTGAAGCATGAACTTAGAACTCCCAATTCTCAATGGGGGCGATATTACCCCCAAGGGGGCAAAAGCTGGTCCTTGGAAGGTAAAAAAAACTTACTCTTTTTATGTACAAAGCACAAATATGTGTATACCACATACGCAGTATGTACGTACAGTTTACAGATTTACTGCATCTGTAGTGTTAAAATTTCATGGGGTCATAGGGTGGTAATTGATTAGTAAAAGAAGACTATAATGTGATCTGATAAGAGAGGTAATGAAAAAAGTTTGAGAGACTTTCCTCTAAAGTGATGTTGCATGTACTTTCTGTTTATGTTTCAGGGGACGGCATGGATTGGGGTGGTTGACGATGGTGGTGTAGTTACCACGTACAATGTTACAGCTGGCCAAGTGATCTTCTTCCCTCAGAATACTCTGCACTGGATAAAGAATGTGGGGGATGAAGACtgctttttcttgctcttcttttccACACATGATGAACTTCAGACCCTGGATGTTGATGATGTGTTTTTTTTGATGCCTGAAGACATTGCTTCCAGGTCACTTAAGGTCTGTACCACTGCTGGAAACAAATCCCTGCACGAGGGTATGCCTTATATAGGcacaaagaaagcaggagtaCTTGTGTTTCTAGGGTGGCAGTCAGTAGGGTAGGAGTTGGCTAATAGACTCAAGAGCATAACTTGAGTTCCTGCTAAAGACATAAAACGTGTTGAAGTTGAGTTACCTTTTACTTTCCTTTATGAAGGACTTCTGTAGGAAACTATACTGAATTGGCCAAAtagttttgatagcattaataaaaattactataatttaCATCCCTGAAAAGCTATAAGCTCCTCCAGGGAAAAGTTGGCTACGGATGATGTAATTGTGTTTTCCTAACCTAATGCAGAGAAGCCCGTAGTTTTCCTGAAGGGAAGCTACTTTTGGTCTCTCTAAATAGTTACATGATCATGGAGGGACTGTGCATCCTGCTGGGTGTAGAGGGAGAGGGCCAGATGTAGATGCTGACAATACAAATGGGTGATCAGAAGAACTGGTGATGGCCTGTGAGTGGCAACTGGAAGGGGTTCTGTGGTAACTTTAGAAGTCTGTCTAGTGAGGGTTTGAGATTTATCTCACAGTAGATCCTGGATCTGATGTTACAGggagaagtggaaaaaaatgagttattAGGAGAGTATTGGTAAGTATGAGTACCAGAGTATATTTTTGTAGGCGTTATAAGGATTATAaaacaccaacacacacacaaaacaaaacaaaacaaaacaaaacaaaacaaaacaaaaaaacaccaacacATTTAAAGCCAAAGTGCCTTGAAAACTCAGAAGATTTTCATAAATATCACAAGCCTTAGGTGAATTGAGGTCATGGGCCACTGAAAACCACACTTGTGCTGATGCTACCCTATCCTCGGCTACCCACCCTTCCATTACTAAAATTTGTAGAATGTTTCACCAATATCTTACATGATTTTTTATGTGTTTCAGCCTGAAGGTGGAATTAATTTCATTAGAACATTCCATAAGCAAAAAGAGGATCAGGGGGTCAACCTTCCTCCCAACTTGGCAGAACTGGTTATAAATCCTAGTTATGTCCAGTCTCCAGATAGTCTtgtgtggaaatatttttatgaccttAAAGGTATAGTATGTTATTTTGTGAAGCCTTTTCAGTTAACGGTTTATATATGTGATTATGTAGGTGTATTGGATATAGCATGCTTTTATTTTACACTTGGTCACAGTCAAGAGGAGTTTGAAAAAACACATTTCTCTACAGAgtaggaaatgag harbors:
- the CD3H18orf54 gene encoding lung adenoma susceptibility protein 2 isoform X3, giving the protein MDNSAFEMHEDAMQNTLPAGKMNTIFRMEKKRQWSLMNIFLVCLLACTITTAVGVLILSLVYTQNSQPHSEVHLGLEAWPLQTTPIVQKAVDPKFQFLNHLPKSKVFEFPGGAIQWARYRNDVKDYLSIEEEAFGSSLNSQRSHMTLGTLRIKSNGLRAPHWHFNANEHGYLAQGTAWIGVVDDGGVVTTYNVTAGQVIFFPQNTLHWIKNVGDEDCFFLLFFSTHDELQTLDVDDVFFLMPEDIASRSLKPEGGINFIRTFHKQKEDQGVNLPPNLAELVINPSYVQSPDSLVWKYFYDLKGSKEYRFPGGIIQLAQYWKNASELSSHEQIFSEFLNQHQNALTLSTLRIYNNGLRQPHFHFNANEMGYVISGCAKVGVINTQGITEFNVHIGDVVFFPMGTQHYIKSACDEDLLLILAFSTGDQLQTLDMDDYLQATADHILAQLFFKKQSEFKKIPKFEEDQAINLP